One Chiloscyllium plagiosum isolate BGI_BamShark_2017 chromosome 14, ASM401019v2, whole genome shotgun sequence genomic region harbors:
- the LOC122556852 gene encoding E3 ubiquitin-protein ligase TRIM39-like, which translates to MGWVFDVVGSLSVAANCLSYSLMLCGNTLESVRMQTEAGSFHLTCKYCIENPKPAVKTCLKCETSFCSQHLKPHLLKEAYRDHTLIEPGVKVTERHCPDHLKLLQHYCKEDAECVCVSCTIIGKHKSHTLLSLDQAQAAITDELEKEIKKLQGVQQNCSTKQRTLERSEAEIKTRINDWKGKSTQSFSEWRRKLDEDEESTMRVIDEEGLQALSQIRSCSEALNSKMEQIALIDGEIQSLLQRDPLSLIQNSKQLLSRVTEIQKVPERAVPVFTLNLTDISEHLQKKLNGWEKYHSDILAVIRKSPLSLDAKTANCYLVLSDDGRSVTLAEQQQPYPSHPERFEDYYQVLSSQSFSSGSHSWEGESDGKEWGMGIVYGSIDRVGQYSWFGESSNSWCLYLGSDAVTIWHDNERTDLPMIPSTSRIQVQLDYEVGTLSFYQVTDSLKHLHTIQTTFTEPVFPAFCCYDKSLKLVN; encoded by the exons atgggatgggtctttgatgttgtCGGCAGTCTTTCTGTAGCAGCAAACTGT TTGTCTTACTCTCTGATGCTGTGTGGAAATACTTTGGAATCTGTAAGGATGCAGACTGAAGCTGGTTCATTTCATCTCACGTGTAAATATTGCATTGAGAATCCAAAACCTGCTGTGAAGACGTGTCTGAAATGTGAAACGTCTTTTTGCTCTCAACACTTAAAACCACATTTACTGAAAGAGGCCTACAGAGATCACACACTCATTGAGCCTGGGGTTAAAGTTACCGAGAGACACTGCCCTGACCATCTGAAGCTGCTACAGCACTATTGTAAAGAGGatgcagagtgtgtgtgtgtttcctgtACAATTATAGGGAAACATAAATCCCACACATTACTGAGCCTGGATCAGGCACAAGCTGCAATTACG GATGAACTGGAGAAGGAAATCAAGAAGCTGCAGGGAGTCCAGCAGAATTGTTCCACCAAACAGCGAACATTGGAGAGATCAGAGGCTGAAATCAAG ACCCGAATCAATGATTGGAAAGGGAAGTCAACACAGAGCTTCTCTGAATGGAGGAGAAAGCTGGATGAAGATGAAGAATCCACCATGAGAGTGATCGATGAGGAGGGACTCCAAGCTCTCTCTCAGATTCGAAGCTGTTCTGAAGCATTAAACAGCAAGATGGAACAGATTGCATTAATAGATGGAGAAATCCAGAGTCTGTTACAGAGAGACCCTCTCTCCCTTATTCAG AACTCAAAACAGCTCCTTTCCAG AGTGACTGAGATTCAGAAAGTCCCAGAGCGAGCTGTTCCAGTGTTCACCCTGAACCTGACCGATATATCAGAACACCTCCAGAAGAAACTGAATGGATGGGAAAAGTACCACTCAGACATCTTGGCAGTCATCA GAAAAAGCCCATTGAGCCTGGATGCAAAGACAGCAAACTGCTACTTGGTTCTGTCTGACGATGGGAGATCAGTAACTCTTGCTGAACAGCAACAGCCCTATCCATCTCACCCAGAAAGATTTGAAGATTATTATCAAGTTCTTTCTTCCCAGAGCTTCTCCTCAGGATCCCATTCctgggaaggagaaagtgatgggAAGGAATGGGGAATGGGGATTGTGTATGGGAGTATTGATAGGGTCGGACAGTACTCTTGGTTTGGGGAAAGCAGTAATTCCTGGTGTTTATATCTTGGCAGTGATGCTGTCACAATCTGGCATGATAATGAACGCACTGATCTTCCAATGATCCCATCCACAAGCAGGATCCAAGTCCAATTGGACTATGAGGTTGGGACGTTATCATTTTACCAGGTCACTGACTCACTAAAACATTTACACACAATTCAAACCACATTCACTGAACCAGTGTTCCCAGCGTTTTGTTGTTATGACAAATCCTTAAAACTGGTAAATTAA